A genomic window from Rickettsiales bacterium includes:
- the glpX gene encoding class II fructose-bisphosphatase has product MTKAKIQDFPSNAPVLERNLALETVRVTEAAALASAKWTGLGSEDNADQAAVDAMRKALNTINIQGTIVIGEGERDKAPMLYIGEKVGTGTGPEVDIALDPLEGTTICATGTPNALSVIAIAEKGGFLNAPDVYMEKIAVGGGLPKNVINLDDKIETNLKNLAKAKGCDVSELMVVILDRPRHEELIARVREQKARIQLIGDGDVAGIIATTRSESGVDMYVGIGGAPEGVLAAAALKCVDGQMHGRLYFKGEKVSDEQVERAKLMGIKDLNKIYTIDEMAKGDVMFSATGVTTGWMLQGVRRIGASSALTHSLVMRSRTGTIRFVQTEHNFARKKL; this is encoded by the coding sequence ATGACAAAAGCAAAAATTCAGGACTTTCCATCAAATGCTCCAGTTTTAGAGAGAAACTTAGCTCTTGAAACCGTTAGGGTTACTGAAGCTGCAGCCCTTGCATCAGCAAAGTGGACAGGGCTTGGAAGTGAAGATAATGCTGATCAAGCGGCCGTTGATGCAATGCGAAAAGCCCTCAACACTATAAATATACAAGGCACTATCGTTATTGGTGAAGGCGAAAGGGATAAAGCTCCAATGTTATATATTGGTGAAAAAGTTGGCACTGGAACTGGGCCAGAGGTTGATATTGCACTTGATCCACTAGAAGGCACAACAATTTGTGCGACAGGAACGCCAAATGCTTTGTCAGTAATAGCAATCGCTGAAAAAGGCGGTTTCCTTAATGCTCCTGATGTTTATATGGAAAAAATTGCAGTAGGTGGTGGGCTTCCTAAAAATGTTATAAATTTAGATGATAAAATTGAAACTAACCTCAAAAACCTTGCAAAAGCAAAGGGTTGCGATGTTTCTGAATTAATGGTGGTAATTCTTGATAGGCCTAGGCACGAGGAATTAATTGCTAGAGTGAGAGAGCAAAAAGCTAGAATACAACTTATTGGTGATGGTGATGTGGCTGGAATTATCGCAACTACTCGCTCTGAAAGTGGTGTTGATATGTATGTTGGTATTGGTGGTGCGCCGGAAGGTGTTTTAGCTGCTGCTGCACTCAAATGTGTTGATGGGCAAATGCACGGCAGGCTTTACTTTAAGGGGGAAAAGGTATCAGATGAACAAGTTGAAAGAGCAAAATTAATGGGTATCAAAGATTTGAATAAAATCTATACAATAGATGAAATGGCTAAGGGTGATGTTATGTTCTCCGCAACTGGTGTTACAACAGGCTGGATGTTACAAGGCGTTAGAAGAATTGGTGCAAGTTCGGCACTAACTCATTCTTTAGTTATGCGTTCTCGCACTGGAACTATAAGATTTGTTCAAACCGAGCATAATTTCGCTAGAAAGAAATTGTAA
- a CDS encoding acyl carrier protein, with protein sequence MSDIRAKVIKIVAEHLDVNEEKVTDTSSFVDDLGADSLDQVELVMAFEEEFNIEIPDEAAEKIATVNDAVSFIEQATK encoded by the coding sequence ATGAGCGATATTAGAGCTAAAGTAATCAAGATTGTTGCTGAACACTTAGATGTTAATGAAGAGAAAGTTACAGATACTTCTTCATTCGTTGATGATTTAGGTGCTGATAGCCTTGATCAAGTTGAGTTAGTTATGGCTTTTGAAGAAGAATTTAATATTGAAATTCCTGATGAAGCTGCTGAAAAAATCGCAACCGTTAATGACGCTGTTAGCTTCATTGAACAGGCTACAAAATAA
- a CDS encoding BON domain-containing protein, translating into MKKSLSKIISIFIICLYLQGCVAAAVGGLAGTFAYFFGNKAGQRSEARIKNEALVEVRREMEEKQKATNEADKNVANEINQRLIAGAVDQQLAVYPEVKNGVVILHGRVPDAKTADKIIQSTRQSPGVSRIISNLVIVDQAQINRQIASQQKLGGQIAMPPQYQQQIIQPQQPVMPAQQIQYYQPQPQPQQYQIPMQPQQQIAPQFQPQMIQPQQFQQPQQQFPQQFQQQPQQMQYPPYQGQPQGYYQNFPTEKKSLNSAENFSEEKKNLRRPANYYPNNQNPYINAVNYQNQQAPPNYQNQNYQQPSIMPQNQVEFYQDNDSTYTKYPPSVLNKVNQIYERKSLKNLQVPSSSGLQDNDEQYIMPKNFVDRNSKKNQKSIDDIPIPTPSITEDYDSSYRPLGSYAPEGKIQYTAPASEMYIPVPTPSVVSDYDEYYRPLNSYNPNGFPTQQYISPAEEEGALEDIPTPTPSVEAGDNDQNYYYFY; encoded by the coding sequence GTGAAGAAGAGTTTATCAAAAATAATTTCTATATTCATTATTTGCCTATACCTTCAAGGTTGCGTAGCAGCCGCAGTGGGTGGCTTAGCTGGAACCTTCGCATATTTTTTTGGCAATAAAGCTGGTCAACGTAGTGAAGCTAGAATAAAAAATGAAGCACTTGTTGAAGTTCGCAGAGAAATGGAAGAAAAACAAAAAGCCACTAACGAAGCAGATAAAAATGTTGCTAACGAAATCAATCAGAGGCTTATAGCTGGAGCGGTAGATCAACAATTAGCGGTTTATCCCGAAGTTAAAAATGGTGTTGTAATTCTTCATGGTAGAGTTCCAGATGCTAAAACAGCAGATAAAATAATCCAAAGCACAAGGCAATCACCTGGGGTTAGCCGAATAATTTCAAACTTAGTAATTGTTGATCAAGCACAAATTAATAGGCAGATTGCCTCACAGCAAAAGCTTGGTGGACAAATTGCAATGCCACCGCAATATCAACAACAAATTATTCAGCCACAACAACCTGTAATGCCAGCACAGCAAATTCAATATTATCAGCCTCAACCTCAACCACAGCAATATCAAATTCCTATGCAACCTCAACAGCAGATTGCACCACAATTTCAACCTCAAATGATTCAACCTCAACAATTTCAGCAACCGCAACAACAATTTCCTCAGCAATTTCAACAGCAACCTCAGCAAATGCAATATCCACCATATCAAGGGCAACCGCAGGGTTACTATCAAAACTTCCCGACGGAAAAAAAAAGCCTAAATTCTGCTGAAAATTTTTCTGAAGAAAAAAAAAATTTAAGACGACCCGCAAATTATTATCCTAACAATCAAAATCCTTACATAAACGCGGTAAATTATCAAAATCAGCAAGCACCACCAAATTATCAAAACCAAAATTATCAACAACCTTCTATAATGCCTCAAAACCAAGTTGAGTTTTATCAAGATAATGATTCAACTTACACTAAATATCCACCAAGCGTTCTAAATAAAGTTAATCAAATTTACGAAAGAAAATCATTAAAAAACCTTCAAGTTCCGTCAAGCTCAGGGCTTCAAGATAATGATGAGCAATATATAATGCCAAAAAATTTTGTAGATAGAAATTCTAAGAAAAATCAAAAATCCATTGATGATATTCCTATTCCAACCCCAAGCATCACTGAGGATTATGATTCTTCATATCGTCCGCTTGGCTCATACGCTCCTGAAGGCAAAATTCAATATACCGCACCTGCTTCAGAAATGTATATTCCCGTTCCAACACCTTCTGTTGTTTCAGACTATGACGAATATTATCGCCCCTTGAATTCATACAACCCAAACGGATTTCCTACTCAGCAATATATTTCTCCCGCTGAAGAGGAAGGTGCATTAGAAGATATTCCAACCCCAACACCCTCAGTTGAAGCTGGAGATAACGATCAAAATTATTATTATTTTTATTAG